A single Cyclopterus lumpus isolate fCycLum1 chromosome 15, fCycLum1.pri, whole genome shotgun sequence DNA region contains:
- the march8 gene encoding E3 ubiquitin-protein ligase MARCH8 isoform X2 has protein sequence MNSCWKMKIQNEKPLGHSASRSSNISKAGSPTSVNAPCSFSRTSVSPSSQDICRICHCEGDDESPLITPCHCTGSLRFVHQACLQQWIKSSDTRCCELCKYEFIMETKLKPLRKWEKLQMTASERRKIICSVTFHVIAITCVVWSLYVLIDRTAEEIKQGLLEWPFWTKLVVVAIGFTGGLVFMYVQCKVYIHLWRRLKAYNRVIYVQNRPDTCKKLILEKPPLMEPSLENKEALAPTLSDTNSSQYTETEDYSMEVLHV, from the exons GCGGGGAGCCCGACTTCAGTCAATGCTCCATGCAGTTTCTCCAGGACGTCAGTTTCCCCCTCCAGCCAGGACATctgcag GATTTGTCACTGTGAAGGGGATGACGAGAGTCCTCTGATCACACCATGCCACTGCACGGGAAGCCTGCGCTTTGTCCACCAGGCCTGTCTACAGCAGTGGATCAAGAGCTCTGACACTCGCTGCTGTGAGCTTTGTAAATATGAGTTCATCATGGAGACCAAGCTCAAACCGCTGCGCAAg TGGGAGAAGCTACAGATGACGGCGAGCGAAAGAAGGAAGATCATATGTTCGGTCACCTTCCATGTCATCGCCATCACCTGCGTGGTGTGGTCGCTCTACGTCCTCATCGACAGAACAGCGGAGGAAATCAAACAAG GACTCCTGGAATGGCCTTTCTGGACCAAACTGGTGGTGGTGGCCATCGGCTTTACGGGTGGGCTGGTGTTCATGTACGTCCAGTGCAAAGTCTACATCCATCTATGGCGGAGACTCAAGGCTTATAACCGGGTCATATACGTCCAGAACCGGCCAGACACGTGTAAAAAGCTGATACTGGAGAAGCCGCCCCTCATGGAGCCGAGTCTGGAGAACAAGGAAGCTCTGGCGCCAACCCTGTCGGACACAAACTCCTCCCAGTACACAGAGACGGAGGACTACAGTATGGAGGTGCTCCATGTCTGA